The DNA window CGTCCACACTCTGTCATGCGGAAGTTTGGAATTTGCCGTATTTGTTTCCGTGAACTGGCTTACAAAGGTCAAATTCCGGGTGTTAGAAAAGCAAGTTGGTAATCCCGGCAAGAGGGAAGGAGGTTAATATAAATGGTAATG is part of the Bacillus horti genome and encodes:
- a CDS encoding type Z 30S ribosomal protein S14, yielding MAKKSMIAKQKRSPKFAVQAYTRCERCGRPHSVMRKFGICRICFRELAYKGQIPGVRKASW